The sequence TCGCGGCTCCGCTTACAGTGCCAGCCAGCAGTATGACCTGGCGATTGCCGACTATTCCCAGGCTATCTCACTCGGGTCACACGTAAGTAGAGATGCAGCTGTATACGCCGCTCGCGGCTCCGCTTACAGTGCCAGCCAGCAGTATGACCTGGCAATTGTCGACTATTCCCAGGCTATCTCACTCGAGCCGGAGGAAGCAGCCGTATACACCGCTCGCGGCTCCGCTTACAGCGGCAGCGAAAAA comes from Dehalococcoidales bacterium and encodes:
- a CDS encoding tetratricopeptide repeat protein — its product is MSAGGLIANYYLNHGIISIKQENYEQAIIMLSKSINYSPEDSTYMARGSAYSASQQYDLAIADYSQAISLGSHVSRDAAVYAARGSAYSASQQYDLAIVDYSQAISLEPEEAAVYTARGSAYSGSEK